AGATTCAAAGAATGGTGGAGTTTCTGAAAATAATCATAAGTTTGGTTTTTGATGTCAAAACTTTTATAAATGGATTGTGATTCCAGTCATTATGGAAAATGTTAAGAAATGTATGGCTACAAACGCAAGGATAACTAATGATAAAGGTTCAGTTACGTTCAAATGTCCTCAGTGTCAAGATTATGAAATAGTCAGATCTAGGCATGCTAGAGAGATAGTTTCAAAGTATACTTGTCCTAAGTGCGGTTTTGTTGGTCCTAATTAAATTAGAGGTGTTCTAAGAATGGCTAAAGCAATTGCAACAGTTAAAGTTATGCCTAGTAGTCCAGAAATTGATTTGGATGCTTTGGAAAATAAAATTAAAGAAGTAATAGTTGGATTTGTAGGTGAGTGTGAGACTAAAACCACTGTTACTCCTGTAGCTTTTGGTTTGAAACAAATAGAAGTTATTTTTGTTATGGATGAAAATCTTGGAAGTCCTGATCCTGTTGCTGAAAAACTTGAAGAATTTGAAGAAGTTAATTCTGCAGAAATCGTGGATGTAAGAAGAGCTGTAGGATAAATTTATTGTTTTTTCCTTTAAGTTTTGG
The DNA window shown above is from Candidatus Woesearchaeota archaeon and carries:
- a CDS encoding zinc finger domain-containing protein, translated to MENVKKCMATNARITNDKGSVTFKCPQCQDYEIVRSRHAREIVSKYTCPKCGFVGPN
- a CDS encoding elongation factor 1-beta, whose product is MAKAIATVKVMPSSPEIDLDALENKIKEVIVGFVGECETKTTVTPVAFGLKQIEVIFVMDENLGSPDPVAEKLEEFEEVNSAEIVDVRRAVG